The DNA segment GAATATCTCTTCTCCACTCTATCATTTCATCTTCTATCCCCATTATCTCTTTTTTTATTTCTGCTATCAAACTCATTTTATCACTCCTAATATTCATCGGTTTAATTGTGGATCAAAAATGTCACGTAATCCATCTCCAAGAAGATTAAAACCCATAACTATAAACATAATTGCAAGTCCAGGAAAGGTAGAAATCCACCAGGCATAACGTAAAAAAGCTCTTCCTTCTGCAACCATTGAACCCCAGGCTGGGATTGGTGGTTGAGCTCCTAAACCTAAAAAACTCAATCCAGCAGCAGTTAAAATAGTTATTGAAATCTGTAAAGTTGCCATTACCAGTATTGGTGAAATTATATTAGGTATTATATATTTAACTATAATTCTTAAATCTGTAGCTCCCAGAACTTCACCAGCTTCTACATAATCAGTAGTTTTAGCCTGTAAAACCTGCCCCCTGGTTAATCTGGCAAAAATAGGCATTGTTCTTATTCCAACAGCCAGCATAATCTTATAAAGTCCTGGTCC comes from the Halanaerobiales bacterium genome and includes:
- a CDS encoding ABC transporter permease; amino-acid sequence: MGDKNIFKEILGHKSATLGLFIVVIALIISFIGPQIAPYDYREQNMIDRFHPPSSEYKLGTDNLGRDILSRILHGTAITMQIGFFSVAIGLTLGLILGLLAGYFGGIIDRIISGLIEIMLAFPSLLLALVIVSILGPGLYKIMLAVGIRTMPIFARLTRGQVLQAKTTDYVEAGEVLGATDLRIIVKYIIPNIISPILVMATLQISITILTAAGLSFLGLGAQPPIPAWGSMVAEGRAFLRYAWWISTFPGLAIMFIVMGFNLLGDGLRDIFDPQLNR